The following DNA comes from Arcobacter cloacae.
CTCAAACAACACCAAAAGAATCATCAAAATTAAGAATAAATAGAGATTTAATAATTTCTACTTTAGCTGCTGTTGGTGTGTTTGTATTAACTTTAGCCGTATTAAGTAGAGAATATACAACTATTGGTCAATACTTCTTAGAAAATTCTGTAAGCGGTGGTGGTGGAACAAACGTTGTAAACGTTATTTTAGTTGACTTTAGAGGATTTGATACACTAGGTGAGATTACAGTTCTTGCAATTGCTGGACTTGGTATTTTTGCAATGCTTCAAGGGCTTAGACTATATGCACCAAAATATGATGAAAGAGGTTTTGCTTGGTCAAATGATATGCATCCACCAATGATGCAAACAGTTACAAGATTAGTTTTACCTTTAATGTTAATGGTATCTGTTTACATTTTCTTAAGAGGTCATAATTTGCCAGGTGGTGGATTTATAGCAGGACTTATTGCAGCTGTTGCTTTAATTGTTCAATATTTAGCAAATGGTATTGAATGGACAAAAGCAAAACTTAAATTTGAAAAAGAGTCACTTATTGCTTATGGATTATTAGTAGCAACCATAACAGGACTTGTATCTATTCTTTTAGGATATCCATTCTTAACATCGGCATTTACTCATTTACATTGGCCAGTTGTTGGAGAATTTGAAATTGCAAGTGCTATTGCATTTGACCTTGGAGTATTCTTAGTTGTTGTTGGTTCTACTGTTTTAATATTAGTTCAATTAGGACAATTAAGTAAAAATTCTCACTCATTTAGTGAAAAAATAAAAGATGAAGAAGGTAAAAACTAATGGAAATATTACTAGCTTTAATCATTGCAATTCTTACAGGTGTTGGTGTTTTTTTAACACTAAGAGCTAGAACTTATCCTGTAGTTTTAGGTTTAACTTTATTAGCATATGCTGTTAACTTATTCTTGTTCGCTATGGGAAGATTAAATATTAATATGGCTGCTATCATCCAAAACGATGTAACAAACTATGCAGATCCAATTCCTCAAGCTTTAGTTTTAACAGCTATTGTAATTAGTTTTGGAATGACTGCATTTGTTATTGTTTTATCACTTAAAGCTTACGGTGAAATGCACAGTGACCATGTTGATGGTAAAACAATTGAAGAAAAAGGAGAAAATAAATGATGCATACTCCAATTTTAACAGTTCTTCTTCCTTTAATAGTAGGTTTTGTTCTTTTAATTGTTAAAAGATACGGTTTAAAAACTCAACAAACTATCTCTTTATTAGCAGTTGGTTCATTGATTTTTATCTCTATTTTTTCTTTTATAAAAACTTCAACACAAGGTATACTTGTTTATAGTTTAGGAAATTGGGAAGCACCATTTGGTATTGTTTTAGTTTTAGATCAATTCTCAATTTTAATGGTATTAATAACTTCTTTATTAGCTTTTGGAGCATTATGGTATGCAATAAGTGAGGGAGTAGATAAAAAAGGAGCACATTTTCATCCTTTATATCAATTACAACTTTTCGGAATAAATGGAGCTTTTTTAACAGGAGATTTATTTAACCTTTTTGTTTTCTTTGAAATTTTACTACTTGCAAGTTATAGTTTATTACTTCATGGACAAGGTGAAGGAAGAACAAAAGCAGGACTTCACTATGTAATTATAAATCTTGTAGGTTCAACTCTATTTTTATTTGCAGTTGGAACTTTATATGGAATTTTAGGAACTTTAAATATTGCAGATATGGCTTATAAAGTATCTACTTTAAGTCCTGATAATGTGGGAATTGTTGCTGCTGCTGGTCTTTTACTTTTAGTAGTATTTGGATTAAAAGCAGCTATGTTCCCTCTATATTTATGGTTACCAAATGCTTATGGAAGAACAAGTGCTCCTATTGCTGCGTTATTTGCAATTATGACAAAAGTTGGAATTTATTCAATTATAAGAGTTCATGGTACTATTTTTGGAGCAAATGCTCAAGAATTAGCCTTTTATCACACTCCTTGGGTTTTATATATTGGTTTAATCACTCTTACTTTAGCAACTTTTGGTGTTTTAAGCGCAAAAGAGCTTAGAAATCAAGTAGCTTATTTAGTTTTAGTATCTGTTAGTATTCTTTTAGTATCTATTGGGATTAATTCTAAAGAGGCATTAAGTGGAGCTATTTATTATATGATTCACTCTACACTTTTAGCAGGCGGTTTTTTCTTAGTTGCAGATATTATATTAAAAGCCCGAACAAGTGCTTGTCTTGAAACACAAATGCCAATTTTTCAAAAAGCAGTAATTATAGGAAGTCTATTTTTCATTTTTGCCATTGCAGCAGCTGGACTTCCACCATTATCAGGTTTCTTTGGAAAAATTATGATTTTAAATGCAGCACTAGAGCATAAACAAACAGCTTTAATTTTAACTGTTGTTTTAGCGAGTAGTTTACTTGTTATTGTAGCTTTAGCAAAAAGTGGAACAACTCTATTTTATGATACAACACCAAATGTTAAAGCATCAGAATACAAATTGTCAAAATCAACTTTAGCATCAATTTTTTATCTATTTGCTTTTGCACCTATTTTAGTAATTTTTGCAAATCCAATTACTGAAATAACAAATCAAATAGCTAATAATTTATTTGATACAACTAGTTATTTATCAACTGTGTTAAATCTAAACGCAAGGCCTTAATATGAAAAATAAAAATAGTTTTTTACCTCATCCAATTTTAAGTGTCATACTAGTTATTATTTGGTTATTGTTAAATAATACAGTTGCTGCTGGACATATCGTATTAGGAATAGTTTTGGCTATCTTAATACCTTGGTTTACATCTAGTTTTTGGCAACAAAGAGTTTGTGTTGGAAGTCCTTTAACATTTTTTAAATTCTCAGTTATTGTAATTTATGATATTGTAGTTGCAAACTTAACTGTTGCAAAACAAGTTATTGGTTCAAATGATAATTTAAATCCAAAATTCTTTAATCTTCCTTTAGATATCAAACACCCTTTAGGTATTAGTACATTAGCAAGTACAATATCTTTAACACCTGGAACTGTTAGTTGTGATTTAAGTGAAGATAAAACTTACTTGATTATTCATGGTTTAGTTGTAGATGATGTAGAAGCAACTATTCAAGAGATTAAACAAAGATATGAAGCACCATTAATGGAGGTATTTAAACCATGTTAGAATTTGTATTACCTGTAGCTTTTACTATGGTTACTATTGCAATGATTTTAAATATTTATAGATTAATCATTGGTCCAAGTGTTGCAGATAGAATATTATCTCTTGATACACTTTATATAAACTCTATAGCTTTATTAATAATTCTAAGTTTACATCTTGGAAATACTCTTTATTTTGAAGCCGCTTTATTAATTGCAGTTATGGGATTTGTTGGAACTGTTGCCCTTAGTAAATATTTACTTCGTGGCGATATTATGGAATAAAGGAGTCTTTATGTTTGAAATAATTATATCAATACTTGTATTCATAGGGGCTGTTTTTACCCTTATTGGTTCAATTGGACTTGTAAAATTACCTGACTTTTTTACAAGACTTCATGCACCAACAAAAGCTACTACTCTTGGTGTTGGAGCTATTTTATTAGCTTCAACCCTATATTTTACTTTTAAAACTGGGGATTTAAGTCTTCATGAAGTTTTAATTACTCTATTTTTATTTATAACAGCACCTGTTAGTGCTCATTTAATGGCAAAATCAGCTATTCATATTA
Coding sequences within:
- a CDS encoding Na+/H+ antiporter subunit C, translated to MEILLALIIAILTGVGVFLTLRARTYPVVLGLTLLAYAVNLFLFAMGRLNINMAAIIQNDVTNYADPIPQALVLTAIVISFGMTAFVIVLSLKAYGEMHSDHVDGKTIEEKGENK
- a CDS encoding monovalent cation/H+ antiporter subunit D, translated to MMHTPILTVLLPLIVGFVLLIVKRYGLKTQQTISLLAVGSLIFISIFSFIKTSTQGILVYSLGNWEAPFGIVLVLDQFSILMVLITSLLAFGALWYAISEGVDKKGAHFHPLYQLQLFGINGAFLTGDLFNLFVFFEILLLASYSLLLHGQGEGRTKAGLHYVIINLVGSTLFLFAVGTLYGILGTLNIADMAYKVSTLSPDNVGIVAAAGLLLLVVFGLKAAMFPLYLWLPNAYGRTSAPIAALFAIMTKVGIYSIIRVHGTIFGANAQELAFYHTPWVLYIGLITLTLATFGVLSAKELRNQVAYLVLVSVSILLVSIGINSKEALSGAIYYMIHSTLLAGGFFLVADIILKARTSACLETQMPIFQKAVIIGSLFFIFAIAAAGLPPLSGFFGKIMILNAALEHKQTALILTVVLASSLLVIVALAKSGTTLFYDTTPNVKASEYKLSKSTLASIFYLFAFAPILVIFANPITEITNQIANNLFDTTSYLSTVLNLNARP
- a CDS encoding Na+/H+ antiporter subunit E, with protein sequence MKNKNSFLPHPILSVILVIIWLLLNNTVAAGHIVLGIVLAILIPWFTSSFWQQRVCVGSPLTFFKFSVIVIYDIVVANLTVAKQVIGSNDNLNPKFFNLPLDIKHPLGISTLASTISLTPGTVSCDLSEDKTYLIIHGLVVDDVEATIQEIKQRYEAPLMEVFKPC
- a CDS encoding K+/H+ antiporter subunit F: MLEFVLPVAFTMVTIAMILNIYRLIIGPSVADRILSLDTLYINSIALLIILSLHLGNTLYFEAALLIAVMGFVGTVALSKYLLRGDIME
- a CDS encoding Na+/H+ antiporter subunit G — encoded protein: MFEIIISILVFIGAVFTLIGSIGLVKLPDFFTRLHAPTKATTLGVGAILLASTLYFTFKTGDLSLHEVLITLFLFITAPVSAHLMAKSAIHIKKNEDKKKEQQI